The DNA window AATCTCTTACCTCTCTTGCTTCATAATACTTTTCAACCGCAGCCAATACATCATCATGATCGTCTGCAAAAATATTAAAACTAAACAAAGTTAAAATAAAAAATATAATTTTCATCATTTCTCCTAATCAACAAAGACTGTATGATCCTTGCCCTCTTCAACCACTCTTATTACAAGTAAGTCAGTACACTGATTTCCAAGATTAGGTGTGTCATCATCACCACCGTGAACCCAATCAGACGGCTCAAACCAATATTCACCCTTTGAATATTCTTTCCATTTTCCTGATGATTTAGATTGTGATAAACCATCAAGCACATACACTAAAGTTCCAGCAGCAGGATGAAAATGTTTAGGTGTATTACCAGCATCACAAGTAGAACGCTTTTCAACAACTAATTCCATGCCACCATCGATTTTAAATTTCTCAGACGAAACTAAGCCTGAAAAAGAAGGCTCATCATGATCATCTGCAGAAATGAAAAAACTCATTAAAGATATTAATAAAAGTCTCATTTTATCTCCTTGATATTTTTGGATGAGAATTACTCTCATTTATTAATTTAACCTAAGAATTGTGACAATTGGAAGAAATATAAGAAATTAAATAAAAAAAGGGCACCGAAGTGCCCTTTTAACTTTCATGGAGTTATTAAAAGTTATATCTGTATCTAAGATATACAAATTGTCCAGAAATACCCATCGGAGCAAGTTCACTATAAACTTGTCCTAGAATACCACCATATATATCATCAGTTAGGCCGAATACGTTTGCACATGAACCTCCTGATGGACACGCATTTACTTTGGTAACACTGTCACCAACGTTATCGAATACATTGTTTATACCCATCATTACAGAGCTGTTACCCATGTCATAGGCAACTTCCATGTCAAAAACCCAAGTTGCACCAAATTGACCTGGTGAACCTAAGTAAGCATTTTGCCATGTATCAAACCACTCACCCCAATAACTTGCTCTACCAAGAACTCTCCAGTTACCGTTGAAGTGATTTGCTGTGAAGTTACCTCTATCATCAGGGGTAACTCCTTTAAATGACTGTTCAGCTAAAGCATCAATATTTGCTCCAGCATCAGTAATTTCTACTTTATTTTGGCTCCAACTTGCATTCCAATAAGTTGTTCCTCCATAGTTTTCAGTTTCAAATGAAGCATTTAAATCAAAACCATTGGTTTTAGTATCAAAGTCATTTGTGAAATATCTAAATGTAGGAAAATCCCCTGCTCCAGGAACACCTTGAGCAATAAGATCTGCAATGTCTGCATCAGATAATGCAAAGTTTGCAGAAACAACTAATCTATCCTCTACAACAATTCTGAAAAAGTCTGCTGTAAAATCAACTTCTCCCCAACTTCCAAAGAAGCCAAGTGATATGTTTTCTGCCTCTTCTGGTTGAAGCACTTTTCCTCCATACAGAACTGCAAGTGGAAGTGTTGAAGGAATCACACCCTCGTTAACTAAGTCTCCTGAAGAATCAAAGACTGTAGATACTTTTCTCGCATTAGCCTGACCAGGGGTTGGCGCTTTAAATCCTGTGCTGAATGTACCTCTTGCACCTAGCCCATCTGAAAATTTGTAATTGAATCCAAACTTATAATTGCTTGTATTTCCAAAAGTATCATAATCCTCAAATCTTAAAGCTGCTCCTAATCTTAAATTATCTGAAAAGTCATTTTCATAATCCAAATAGACAGCATCATTTTCTCTTTGCCATGAACCTGCTGCAGCTGCTGGGAATCCAGGGTAACCATTTGAAGATAAGCTAAACCCTTGTGTTGCAAGCCCACCGTCTAAATATGATTCAGGCTGCCCTGCTACAAGTGAATATTCCTCTGTTCGGTGCTCGTAACCAAAAGCTACGAAAATTGTATCTGAGTATTGGTAAGTAAAGTCAGCATTTAAATTATTTTCTTCTTGCTGTTCAGCACCAACATCAAAATCTCTTGGAGTATTTGGACCATAACTAGCATTAACTGAATTGTTTAAAAACTCATCTGCCTCGTTATATCCATAGTAATAACTGAAGTCAAAAGTCATACCATTCTCAAATTCTCCATCAAAACCTAGAAGAACCGATCTATCTTCTACGTCTGCACCAAATCTTGGAGTAAATCCTCCAGGAATTAGTTCTTGGAAGTTAAAACAATTAGGATCTGCCTGGACTGCTGCCCATGCTACTGGATCTGGTGTTGAGCCTGTGAAAGTAACAGTTGGACAAGTTTGTCCATCATTTGGAGTTAGATCTCCAATAAGCATAGTTGCCCCACCATCGTTACTGTAAACAGCACCTCTATTAGTTGGGTTTCTGTAGTAAAAAGTTCCATCTACATGTTTACTGTTGTAGTTTCCGTGACCATAAAATTCACCACCACCCATAGGTGCTCTAAAGTTAAAGAATGCTTTTAAATCATCGTCAACAATTGGTCGTCCCCATGGCATTGCTGGATCTGGAACACCTTGGTAACCATCAGCAATTAATCCTGCAGCATCGTCCCTTTGCACTGCCCTTACTGTTGCATCTTGGCTTCCATATTCAAAACTTGTATTAAAGAATCCACCATCACCCATAGGTAATCCGTAATTACCCATAAGATAACTTTGTTCTCCATCACCCTCTCCGTATTGACCGTAACGATATTCGAGGAATCCACCTTCAGAGTTATCATTTAAGTTAAAGTTTATAACTCCAGCAATAGCGTCTGATCCATATTGAGCAGATGCCCCATCTCTTAGAACCTCTACAGATTTAATTGCAGAAGCTGGTATTGCTGATACATCAGGTCCTTGTGCACCATCTGAAATGTATGCTCCTAACCATGTTAAAACACTCCCTCTGTGTCTTCTTTTTCCATTAACTAGCAGCAATGTATGATCTGGAGACATGCCTCTTAAGTTAGCTGGTCTCATAATGCTTGCCGCATCACTTATTGGTTGATCATTCACGCTAAATGATGGAACAAGATTTCTCATTAAATTAGCAAAATCTGTATCACCATTATTTTGGAATTCACTACCAGAAATAACGTCTACAGGTGAGAAGGTATCTTGAGGTGATCTAGCCTCACTTCTACTTCCAACAACTGTAACTTCTTCAACATTCTGTGCATCTGCTGAATCTTGTGCTTCAACAAATACAGAAGAAAGTATAAAAGTTGATAAAATCAAAAATTTTTTCACTTCGCCCTCCATGCTTTTTGACCCCTAATACTCAATAGTGCAAAGGAAATAAAGCAAATGCAAGAAAATAAGGAAAAGATTGTGACAAATTAGCGAACAAACTAACAATATCCGTTATATATTCGATATATTGCAATTTTTATCACTAAATTAATGTAATCTTAATGTCATGAACAAATTAAACTACTTTTTATCTTTTCTTGTACTTTCGTTAAATCTTTTTTCAGATCCACTTACCAAGCCTACAAGTTTCTCTAAAGATCTTTATAAAGATCAAATACTTGAAGGAAATTATTCAGAACGAATTCAACATCCAGATGATTTCTTAGGTTTTGGGTTAGGAGAAAGAGTTGCAAACCCTCTTCAAATTTCTCAAGCAGTTAGGGCTTACCAAAAACAAAGTGATCGTATTAAAGTTATTGAATATGGACGAACTCATGAGGACAGACCTCTCTTTGCTGTTTTCATCTCATCTCCATCTAATATAGATAGATTATCTGAAATTGAGCAGGATATATCCAAGTTAGCTGATGCTAGAAATACAACGGATTCAGAAGCTAAGGAATTAATAGCTTCTTTACCTGCAATAGCATGGATGGCTTATTCAATTCATGGTAATGAAACATCAGGAGCAGATGCCGCTCTTGGAATAATTTATCACTTAATTGCTAGCGAAGATGCTGAGGTAGTTGATTTGCTTGAAAATATGATAGTTATAGTTGATCCAATGATGAATCCTGATGGCCGAGATAGATTTGCTAAATCATTGGAGCTATATCGTGGAACAGCGCCAAATTATGATGATCAGTCATTACTTCATACTGGAGATTGGCCTTACTCAAGAACAAATCATTATTTCTTCGATTTAAATCGTGACTGGTTTTATTTAACACAACCTGAGACTCAAGGACGAGTTCCTTTGATTAATAAGTGGCGACCACAAATTTTAGTTGATGGCCATGAAATGGGTGCACAAGATACTTTCATGACAGGCCCACCAAGAGAACCTATTAATTCAAATATTGATAGAGATCTAATTAAGTGGGGAAATGTTTTTGCACAGGATCAAGCGGAAGCTTTCGATGAAAGAAATTGGAGATTTTACACTGGGGAATGGCATGAGGATCTATATCCTGGATATTCTTTTTACGTGCAATTCAGAGGCAGCTTGGGAATTTTATATGAGCAATCAAGAATGGCAGAGGATGGAGTTCGTAGACCTGAAGGCACTATTCAATCATATAAAGAATCCGTTCATCATCAATATGTAAGCACATTAGCAAATCTAGAAACCCTAGCAAAATATACTAAAGCTATGTACGAAGATTTTTGGGATGGCAGAAAATATAATATTTCAGAAGACAGCGAATATGCCAATCAGAGTTTTGTAATTTTACCAACAAAAAATCATAGCAGACTAAAAACTCTAGCAGAGAAACTTAAAGCTCAAGATATTGAAATATATACAAATGAAAGAGCAATAAGAGCAAGAAATGTTCTACAACAAACTGGAGATGTTGAAGCAAATTACGTAATACCTGCAGGTAGTATGATAATTCCAAATTTACAACCTGAAGCACCGTTAATTGCAGCTATCTTAGAGTTTGATGCTGACATTATAGAATCAGTCTTAGCTGAAGAGAGACTTAGAAGTCTTAAAGATGGATCATCTATAATGTATGACACTACTGCATTCAACTTAACAATGATGTACGGGCTTGAAGCTGTCACAGTTCCATCTAATCTTGAAGTTGGTTTAAAAGAATGGAGCCCACAAAATGTTTCTATTAAAACAAATCCAGAAGCTATTATTTGGGCTGTTGACGGAGTTGACGATAATTCAGTAGCTTTTGCCGCAAGATTAATGGAAAAAGGTGTAGAAGTCAGGATTATTGATAAAGAAGCACTACTTTCAAAACAATTTTTATCAAGAGGGAGTATCGCTGTTCTTGCTATGGATAATCCAGAATATCAGGATTTATCTGAAACAGTAAACAGTATTGCCACAGAACTCGATATTTCTGTATTATCGATTGAATCTGGTTTTGGTGCAGAAGAGTTACCGGATTGGGGCGGAAGACATTTTCGTTTACTTGAAAGACCACAAATTGCAATTCTTAGTCAATCAGGTTTTAGTTCTTATGATGTCGGTGTTAGTTGGTGGTCACTAGATCATCATCTTGGTATTAGACATAGTCAAATAGATGCTTCACTTGTTAACTACGCAGACTTGAGAAGATATAACACTATTATCTTGCCTAGCGGTTACAGAGATATGGGTGAGTATGAGAAAAAGGTTTTAAGCGATTGGATGGAGCAAGGAGGAACCTTAATTGCTCATGCAGCTAGTTCTTATGCTCTAGCTTCTGAACAGGGTATTGGCTCAGTAAAACTTCTTCAAAATACATTTGAAGAGAGTGAAAAATATAATATTTCGTTGCAAAGAGAATTGAGTGC is part of the SAR86 cluster bacterium genome and encodes:
- a CDS encoding TonB-dependent receptor → MKKFLILSTFILSSVFVEAQDSADAQNVEEVTVVGSRSEARSPQDTFSPVDVISGSEFQNNGDTDFANLMRNLVPSFSVNDQPISDAASIMRPANLRGMSPDHTLLLVNGKRRHRGSVLTWLGAYISDGAQGPDVSAIPASAIKSVEVLRDGASAQYGSDAIAGVINFNLNDNSEGGFLEYRYGQYGEGDGEQSYLMGNYGLPMGDGGFFNTSFEYGSQDATVRAVQRDDAAGLIADGYQGVPDPAMPWGRPIVDDDLKAFFNFRAPMGGGEFYGHGNYNSKHVDGTFYYRNPTNRGAVYSNDGGATMLIGDLTPNDGQTCPTVTFTGSTPDPVAWAAVQADPNCFNFQELIPGGFTPRFGADVEDRSVLLGFDGEFENGMTFDFSYYYGYNEADEFLNNSVNASYGPNTPRDFDVGAEQQEENNLNADFTYQYSDTIFVAFGYEHRTEEYSLVAGQPESYLDGGLATQGFSLSSNGYPGFPAAAAGSWQRENDAVYLDYENDFSDNLRLGAALRFEDYDTFGNTSNYKFGFNYKFSDGLGARGTFSTGFKAPTPGQANARKVSTVFDSSGDLVNEGVIPSTLPLAVLYGGKVLQPEEAENISLGFFGSWGEVDFTADFFRIVVEDRLVVSANFALSDADIADLIAQGVPGAGDFPTFRYFTNDFDTKTNGFDLNASFETENYGGTTYWNASWSQNKVEITDAGANIDALAEQSFKGVTPDDRGNFTANHFNGNWRVLGRASYWGEWFDTWQNAYLGSPGQFGATWVFDMEVAYDMGNSSVMMGINNVFDNVGDSVTKVNACPSGGSCANVFGLTDDIYGGILGQVYSELAPMGISGQFVYLRYRYNF
- a CDS encoding M14 family metallopeptidase, with protein sequence MNKLNYFLSFLVLSLNLFSDPLTKPTSFSKDLYKDQILEGNYSERIQHPDDFLGFGLGERVANPLQISQAVRAYQKQSDRIKVIEYGRTHEDRPLFAVFISSPSNIDRLSEIEQDISKLADARNTTDSEAKELIASLPAIAWMAYSIHGNETSGADAALGIIYHLIASEDAEVVDLLENMIVIVDPMMNPDGRDRFAKSLELYRGTAPNYDDQSLLHTGDWPYSRTNHYFFDLNRDWFYLTQPETQGRVPLINKWRPQILVDGHEMGAQDTFMTGPPREPINSNIDRDLIKWGNVFAQDQAEAFDERNWRFYTGEWHEDLYPGYSFYVQFRGSLGILYEQSRMAEDGVRRPEGTIQSYKESVHHQYVSTLANLETLAKYTKAMYEDFWDGRKYNISEDSEYANQSFVILPTKNHSRLKTLAEKLKAQDIEIYTNERAIRARNVLQQTGDVEANYVIPAGSMIIPNLQPEAPLIAAILEFDADIIESVLAEERLRSLKDGSSIMYDTTAFNLTMMYGLEAVTVPSNLEVGLKEWSPQNVSIKTNPEAIIWAVDGVDDNSVAFAARLMEKGVEVRIIDKEALLSKQFLSRGSIAVLAMDNPEYQDLSETVNSIATELDISVLSIESGFGAEELPDWGGRHFRLLERPQIAILSQSGFSSYDVGVSWWSLDHHLGIRHSQIDASLVNYADLRRYNTIILPSGYRDMGEYEKKVLSDWMEQGGTLIAHAASSYALASEQGIGSVKLLQNTFEESEKYNISLQRELSALYEELDIESVNSNKVDLDTAYPWEQSEGKYPPSQLAYRDNWQSIFMPSGAFVSGRTDQEHWLTFGTNSTLPLLYGSNPVLMSDDSSEAPIRVGVFSDSAKANTYSTINWSDIPPGKELNVRMSGLLWPEAAQRIANSAYLTRERIGKGQLILFSGQPNFRGATLGTNRVWLNAVVYGAGLGTEPRINP